From the genome of Pelobacter propionicus DSM 2379, one region includes:
- a CDS encoding calcium-binding protein produces MLLIQQSDGSYKNPDGKITATIENTDLIVRDAATGKIIAILNKDFQDGDFGIHLKESLSISTTNTITGDLTPVAANSNEYQYDALGQALPGNIRTDALGNAVCDLNTPSPDRNDYIYDSTGSDRIQAGGGDDVICANKGGNDILEGGAGADIVSDFGDGDNKLFADSYGEMDVLINSGETAASVAEKGDLLSAGSGNDELYGSNRNDALFGGGGEDLIVGGGGDDAILADYNLTSAQKTWNATVSQNPYGINFTNVVFQEATAGGADNIYAGTGDDFVYAGGGDDNIDAGTGNDIVYGEDGNDFITGGADDDVLVGDSDWLAANLHGNDYIDGGDGNDKIAGLGGNDVLFGGSGNDELQGGAGDDYLDGEAGDDQLFGEGGNDQLFGGDGNDYLDDTEGDNYLDGEAGNDEIWGGSGIDQLMGGDGDDELHGNAGDDYLDGEAGNNTLFGGDGNDTLLGGDGNDQIQGDAGNDYIDGGSGTNTLIGGDGDDEIYGGSGDDQLQGNLGIDYLDGGEGNDVIDGGDDNDQLFGGDGDDWLQAGSGDDYLDGESGNDTLLGGAGADQIFGGEGNNNLQGDAGNDYLEGGSGNDLILGGDGDDTIVGGDGENRLEGGGGNDTIEGGSGVDIILGSDGADTIYGNGGDDQLHGDAGDTASGNDELYGGDGDDLLVGYGGNDTLVGGAGDDTYVFNLGDGVDTIQDTAGESGIENTLYFGAGITKDDLAFVWQTDSLRINVGTGGDAIILSNCTQNDPTGALPVYSLEFADGSQNLLINFLYAGITQTGTSGDDTMVGAAGCDTLNGGDGNDTLDGGTGHDTLDGGVGNDVLSGGAGNDILTGGDGDDLLAGGIGNDTLNGGAGNDTYLFNLADGQETIVEPGWNSVDTLRFGTGIAASDITLRRLGYDLYLGINNSSDQIKIQGWRYYEGCDSWGYSIKQVVFADATVWDGAYIQSLLDDLPIIGTEGNDLLRSWNQGHDYALYGLGGDDTLSALREINRWDSWSPSQEFAFNNSSTHITMDGGTGNDTLRGHAGDDTYIFNLGDGQDMIDEGAYYLDFSHSGRIYFGGGFDTLQFGEGIAASDISLTRSYHSLILHINGTGDQVTLLGWGNNQGFDESVVDSRIDQVTFADGTVWNAAYIWSRLAGGTVVGTNGYDHLYAWSLENATLQGLAGDDMLEGNKGNDILIGGLGADTMQGGVGNDTYVFNLGDGRDVITEGGGSLDTIRFGEGIAPDDLTFNRSGYDLVLSINGSDQVTVQNWGNNVNARIEQIEFFDGTVWDTAYVLSRANLPVVGTVGSDSLSAWAGENSILQGLAGNDALYGGTGDDTLDGGAGNDTTNGGTGNDTYLFNLGDGQDTISEGGGTLDTIRFGAGIAPEDISFSRSGYDLMLSINGSSDQVRIKSWSGGEGNRIERVEFSGGTVWDAAYIQSMVATVPLVGTNGNDILQAWPDENGAIQGLAGDDVLYGNNGNDTLNGGVGNDTLYGGNGNESYLFNLGDGQDTISESGGTLDTIRFGAGIAPSDLTFSRDGYDLIMSINGSSDQIRIQNWGAGISNRIEQVEFSDATVWDVSYIEARLAEVAIAGTDDNDTLQAWVGENTIIQGLAGNDALFGNSGNDTLVGGAGDDALNGGAGSDTYLFGRGAGHDVINNYDTGAGKTDALVLADDLHATDIDIRRSDSNSDDLVLTIRDSGDQVTIVNCLAGNQYALDVIRIPADNLTYTIEDIKSLLLNGSNADDTLIGYATADTISGFGGNDAIYGLGGNDILSSGDGDDILTGGAGDDILSGDAGSDTYLFSPGSGRDTIYNFDASSGKTDALVLGEGLRAADIDISRTNDDLTIAILNSNDQVTIANYFSGDGHDGHAVEEIRIPADNLVYSIADIRQLVLQATDGDDSLIGYAGDDVISGLGGNDFIAGRGGNDTLTGGLGNDILDGGTGADVMDGGLGDDTYSVDSAADQVIEAVDGGNDSVETGITHTLASNLENLILTGAADVNGFGNDQDNVLTGNSGNNILDGGLGTDTMEGGAGNDTYYTDTLGDRIVEQNGAGIDTEIRGFDTNYLLTANVENLTLTGSAIYGNGNELDNVITGNEADNNLWGAEGNDTLIGGAGNDALFGAGGQDVLIGGAGDDYYEVGDAGDLILEAADEGDDFVRSTVSYTLSDNIERAAVDGMDDLTLTGNGQDNGLWGNQGNNLLTGGQGNDYVEGGAGDDNYVFNRGDGQDTLNATDMVDATDTLRFGAGILDTDVIASRNGDHLVFTIKNSSDYAVVMNHYAAGANGEDNAIDRVEFANNVVWDAAMIQAVVDRANNNHAPTVNSYLPTLQARAGSLFTSVVPVDTITDPDSWDSITYRAEMADGSALPDWLGFDSVTRTFSGTPGTGDIGSLQFILWGTDNYGYAAGEYVTITVGQPNHSPTLATPLADQSGSEGAAFSYTVPSTAFTDPDSGDMLTYSAAKADGSALPSWLSFNPSTRTFSGTPPAGSIGTISVMVTAVDPWNMTASDVFDLVVSVPKLTLTGTSGADTLTGGAGDDTLSGLAGNDMLVGNAGNDKLDGGAGNDTMLGGPGNDIYVVNSTSDIVTENANDGIDTVQSSVTLTLGANVENLTLTGTSAINGTGTTLDNMLTGNSAINTLTGGAGNDILDGGAGADKLIGGAGDDIYIVDNTADVITENANEGTDTVKSGVTLTLGNNVENLTLTGTSAINGTGNTLDNMLVGNSGTNTLTGGAGNDRLDGGAGADKLIGGAGNDTYFIDNSSDTITENASEGTDAVNSSITYTLGANLENLTLVGTSAINGTGNTLNNVLIGNSVVNSLSGGTGNDTLDGGAGADTLTGGAGNDTYLLGRGYGNDIIVENDATSGNTDVAQFNAGIATDQLWFQHVGTNLEVSIIGTSDKFSIQNWYSGSACHVEQFKTSDGKVLLDSQVDALVNAMASFTAPAAGQVTLPENYQTALAPIIAANWQ; encoded by the coding sequence ATGCTTCTCATACAGCAGTCCGATGGTTCTTACAAAAACCCTGATGGTAAAATAACTGCAACAATCGAAAACACCGATCTGATAGTACGAGACGCAGCCACCGGTAAAATAATTGCCATCCTGAACAAGGATTTCCAGGACGGAGACTTCGGCATCCATCTTAAGGAATCCCTTTCCATATCCACTACCAACACGATAACCGGCGACCTTACCCCCGTAGCCGCTAACAGCAATGAATACCAGTACGATGCCCTTGGTCAGGCACTTCCCGGAAATATCAGAACCGATGCTCTTGGAAATGCAGTCTGCGACCTCAATACCCCTTCCCCCGACAGAAACGACTACATCTACGACAGCACAGGCAGCGACCGCATTCAGGCTGGCGGCGGAGACGATGTCATCTGCGCCAACAAGGGGGGCAACGACATCCTCGAAGGTGGTGCTGGCGCTGATATCGTCTCGGACTTCGGTGATGGTGACAACAAACTCTTTGCGGACAGCTACGGTGAGATGGATGTTCTTATTAACTCCGGAGAAACAGCCGCAAGCGTTGCTGAAAAGGGAGATCTGCTATCTGCGGGCAGCGGCAATGATGAACTCTATGGTTCAAACCGTAACGACGCACTGTTCGGTGGCGGTGGGGAAGACCTGATCGTAGGCGGTGGTGGAGACGACGCAATCCTGGCAGATTACAACCTTACCTCTGCCCAAAAGACCTGGAATGCCACCGTATCGCAGAATCCCTACGGGATTAATTTTACCAACGTGGTTTTTCAGGAGGCAACCGCAGGCGGTGCAGACAATATCTACGCCGGAACCGGCGACGACTTTGTCTATGCTGGTGGTGGAGATGACAACATTGATGCCGGAACCGGCAACGACATCGTATACGGAGAGGATGGGAACGACTTCATAACCGGCGGTGCGGATGACGACGTGCTTGTCGGTGATTCTGACTGGCTTGCGGCAAATCTGCATGGCAACGATTACATCGACGGCGGCGATGGCAACGACAAAATTGCCGGCTTGGGCGGCAACGATGTACTGTTCGGTGGCTCAGGCAACGATGAACTTCAAGGCGGTGCCGGCGACGATTACCTGGATGGTGAAGCAGGGGATGATCAACTGTTCGGAGAAGGCGGTAACGACCAATTGTTCGGCGGCGACGGCAATGATTACCTTGACGACACGGAAGGTGACAACTACCTCGACGGCGAAGCCGGAAACGACGAAATTTGGGGCGGCAGCGGCATCGACCAGCTTATGGGTGGCGATGGTGATGACGAACTGCATGGCAATGCCGGTGACGATTATCTCGATGGTGAAGCAGGCAATAACACTCTTTTTGGCGGTGACGGCAACGACACATTGCTGGGGGGAGACGGCAATGATCAGATTCAGGGCGATGCCGGCAATGACTACATAGATGGTGGTTCCGGTACGAACACCCTGATTGGTGGTGACGGAGACGACGAAATTTATGGCGGCAGCGGTGATGACCAGCTTCAGGGGAATCTCGGGATCGACTATCTGGATGGCGGCGAAGGGAATGATGTAATTGACGGCGGCGACGACAACGATCAGCTCTTCGGCGGCGACGGCGACGATTGGCTGCAGGCTGGCAGCGGCGATGACTATCTGGATGGAGAATCCGGCAACGACACGTTGTTGGGTGGTGCCGGTGCTGACCAGATTTTTGGTGGTGAAGGAAATAACAATCTTCAGGGTGATGCCGGAAATGACTATCTGGAAGGAGGATCGGGTAATGATCTGATTCTCGGCGGTGACGGCGATGACACCATAGTGGGCGGCGATGGAGAGAACCGTCTGGAGGGCGGCGGCGGGAACGATACTATCGAAGGCGGCAGTGGTGTGGACATAATCCTCGGGAGTGACGGCGCCGACACAATTTACGGGAACGGCGGCGACGACCAGTTGCACGGCGATGCGGGTGACACCGCTTCGGGCAACGACGAGCTGTATGGCGGCGACGGCGATGATCTTCTGGTCGGCTATGGCGGCAATGATACATTGGTTGGCGGGGCAGGCGACGACACCTATGTCTTCAATCTTGGTGATGGTGTAGACACCATTCAAGATACCGCCGGCGAGAGCGGCATCGAAAACACCCTGTATTTCGGCGCAGGCATAACAAAGGATGACCTGGCGTTTGTCTGGCAAACGGATAGCTTGAGAATCAACGTCGGCACAGGCGGCGACGCGATCATACTCAGCAACTGCACGCAGAACGATCCGACAGGTGCTTTACCGGTATACTCACTTGAGTTCGCTGACGGGTCCCAGAATTTATTGATTAACTTTTTGTATGCAGGGATAACGCAAACCGGTACTTCTGGCGATGATACAATGGTCGGCGCCGCCGGATGCGACACCTTGAATGGCGGCGATGGCAATGACACTCTGGATGGTGGTACCGGGCACGATACGCTTGATGGCGGCGTCGGCAACGATGTGCTCAGTGGCGGCGCCGGCAATGATATCCTCACTGGCGGGGACGGTGATGATCTGCTGGCCGGCGGTATAGGTAACGACACCTTGAACGGTGGCGCCGGTAACGATACCTATCTGTTTAACCTTGCCGATGGGCAAGAAACTATTGTTGAGCCGGGCTGGAATAGTGTGGATACCCTTCGTTTTGGGACAGGAATTGCCGCAAGCGACATTACCTTGAGGCGTTTGGGATATGATCTGTATCTTGGTATCAACAACAGCAGTGACCAGATAAAGATTCAAGGCTGGCGATATTACGAGGGGTGTGATTCCTGGGGATATTCAATTAAACAAGTTGTGTTCGCTGATGCCACCGTCTGGGATGGCGCATATATCCAGTCTCTTCTGGATGATCTCCCTATTATTGGGACAGAGGGCAACGATTTGTTGCGTTCCTGGAACCAAGGTCATGACTATGCACTCTATGGACTGGGCGGGGATGACACGCTTTCAGCGCTTCGTGAAATCAACCGGTGGGATTCATGGTCTCCAAGCCAGGAATTCGCTTTCAACAATTCCTCCACGCACATAACCATGGATGGGGGGACCGGCAATGACACCCTGAGGGGGCACGCGGGAGACGACACCTATATTTTCAACCTGGGTGACGGGCAGGACATGATCGACGAGGGCGCCTACTACCTGGACTTTAGCCATTCCGGAAGAATTTATTTTGGCGGCGGGTTTGACACCCTACAGTTTGGTGAAGGGATAGCCGCGAGTGACATCAGCCTGACCCGTTCTTATCACAGTCTGATATTGCACATAAACGGGACCGGCGATCAGGTAACGCTTCTGGGCTGGGGGAACAATCAGGGCTTTGACGAGAGCGTTGTCGATAGTCGCATCGATCAGGTGACCTTTGCCGACGGTACGGTATGGAACGCTGCATATATCTGGTCTCGATTGGCGGGGGGGACCGTTGTCGGGACAAACGGCTACGATCACCTGTACGCCTGGAGCCTTGAAAACGCTACTCTTCAGGGGCTGGCCGGTGACGACATGCTGGAAGGGAATAAGGGTAACGACATTCTGATTGGCGGTCTGGGCGCGGATACCATGCAAGGCGGCGTAGGCAACGACACCTATGTTTTTAACCTGGGCGACGGGCGCGATGTGATAACCGAAGGCGGGGGCAGTCTGGATACCATTCGCTTCGGCGAAGGAATTGCTCCCGACGACCTCACCTTCAATCGTAGCGGATATGATCTCGTCTTGAGCATCAACGGTAGTGACCAGGTGACGGTTCAAAATTGGGGAAATAATGTAAATGCCCGGATCGAACAGATCGAGTTTTTCGACGGAACAGTCTGGGATACGGCGTATGTTCTCTCACGGGCAAACCTCCCCGTTGTTGGTACGGTCGGCAGCGATTCATTGTCCGCATGGGCAGGCGAAAACAGTATCCTCCAGGGGCTGGCAGGAAATGATGCGCTTTATGGCGGGACCGGCGACGATACATTAGACGGTGGCGCCGGCAACGACACCACAAATGGTGGAACCGGAAACGACACCTATCTCTTCAACCTGGGCGATGGGCAGGATACGATCTCCGAAGGTGGGGGTACTCTTGACACCATCCGTTTCGGCGCCGGCATCGCTCCCGAGGACATCTCCTTCAGCCGTAGCGGATACGATCTGATGCTGAGTATCAACGGAAGCAGCGATCAGGTGAGAATTAAATCCTGGAGCGGCGGGGAAGGTAACCGCATTGAGCGGGTGGAGTTTTCCGGCGGCACGGTCTGGGATGCGGCGTATATCCAGTCCATGGTAGCAACGGTTCCTCTTGTCGGGACAAACGGCAACGATATTCTGCAAGCCTGGCCGGATGAGAATGGCGCCATCCAGGGGCTTGCGGGAGATGATGTCCTGTATGGAAACAACGGCAACGATACTCTGAACGGTGGCGTTGGCAACGACACGCTTTATGGAGGCAACGGCAACGAGAGCTATCTGTTCAACCTGGGCGATGGGCAAGATACGATCTCCGAAAGTGGGGGTACTCTTGACACCATCCGTTTCGGCGCCGGGATTGCCCCGAGTGACCTCACCTTCAGCCGCGACGGATACGATCTGATAATGAGCATCAACGGAAGCAGCGATCAGATACGGATACAGAATTGGGGCGCCGGGATCTCCAATCGCATTGAGCAGGTGGAATTCTCCGATGCCACGGTCTGGGATGTTTCGTATATCGAAGCCCGGCTGGCGGAAGTCGCCATTGCCGGAACGGACGATAACGATACTCTGCAGGCTTGGGTGGGCGAAAACACAATCATCCAGGGCCTGGCGGGAAATGATGCTCTTTTTGGAAACAGCGGTAATGACACCCTGGTCGGCGGAGCCGGCGATGACGCTCTGAATGGCGGCGCAGGCAGCGATACCTATCTGTTCGGCAGAGGGGCGGGCCACGATGTCATCAACAATTATGACACCGGCGCCGGAAAGACGGATGCGCTGGTCCTGGCCGATGACCTGCATGCGACGGATATCGACATCAGGCGAAGCGATTCCAATAGTGACGACCTGGTGTTGACCATCAGGGACAGCGGCGACCAGGTAACCATTGTCAACTGCTTGGCCGGTAACCAGTATGCGCTGGACGTGATCCGGATTCCGGCCGACAACCTGACGTACACTATTGAGGATATCAAGAGTTTGCTCCTGAATGGGAGCAACGCGGATGATACCCTGATCGGCTACGCCACGGCGGATACCATCTCCGGTTTTGGCGGCAATGACGCCATCTACGGGCTTGGCGGCAATGATATACTGAGCAGCGGTGATGGAGACGATATCCTGACCGGCGGCGCAGGTGATGACATTTTGTCCGGGGATGCCGGCAGCGACACCTATCTGTTCAGCCCGGGGTCCGGCCGTGACACCATTTACAACTTTGACGCAAGTAGCGGCAAGACGGATGCCCTGGTGCTGGGCGAAGGTCTGCGTGCCGCGGATATCGACATTTCGCGGACGAATGACGACCTGACGATTGCCATCCTGAACAGTAATGATCAGGTGACCATCGCCAACTATTTCTCCGGTGATGGCCACGATGGCCATGCGGTGGAGGAGATCCGGATTCCTGCCGACAATCTGGTCTACAGCATTGCGGATATCAGGCAACTGGTTCTTCAAGCGACTGATGGAGACGACTCTCTGATCGGGTATGCCGGCGATGACGTCATCTCCGGGCTGGGGGGTAATGACTTTATCGCTGGCCGGGGCGGCAACGATACCCTAACCGGTGGTCTGGGTAACGATATCCTCGACGGAGGAACCGGCGCGGATGTCATGGATGGTGGGCTTGGCGACGACACCTATAGTGTGGATTCAGCGGCTGACCAGGTTATTGAAGCCGTGGATGGCGGCAATGACTCGGTCGAGACCGGTATAACCCATACTCTGGCCTCCAATCTGGAAAACCTCATTTTGACCGGTGCCGCTGATGTTAACGGTTTTGGCAATGACCAGGATAATGTCCTGACCGGCAACAGCGGCAACAATATTCTTGATGGCGGATTGGGAACCGACACCATGGAAGGCGGTGCCGGCAATGACACCTATTACACCGACACTCTGGGCGACAGGATTGTCGAGCAAAATGGCGCGGGCATAGACACGGAGATCCGCGGTTTTGATACAAACTATCTGTTGACCGCTAACGTCGAAAATCTGACGCTCACCGGATCGGCGATTTACGGTAACGGCAACGAACTGGACAACGTTATCACCGGTAATGAAGCTGACAACAACCTGTGGGGCGCTGAAGGCAACGATACCCTGATCGGCGGCGCCGGCAATGATGCCCTGTTCGGAGCCGGGGGGCAGGATGTGCTGATCGGCGGGGCTGGCGACGATTACTATGAGGTAGGCGACGCTGGTGATCTGATACTAGAGGCAGCAGATGAAGGAGATGATTTTGTCCGTTCAACCGTCAGCTATACCCTCTCGGACAACATTGAGCGGGCTGCGGTAGACGGCATGGACGACCTGACCCTGACCGGCAACGGGCAGGACAACGGTCTGTGGGGTAATCAGGGTAACAACCTGCTGACCGGCGGCCAGGGTAACGATTACGTTGAAGGCGGTGCAGGCGACGACAACTATGTCTTTAACAGGGGGGATGGCCAGGACACGCTCAACGCCACCGATATGGTTGACGCCACGGATACGCTGCGTTTTGGCGCGGGAATACTGGATACCGACGTTATTGCCAGTCGCAACGGCGATCATCTGGTTTTTACCATCAAGAACAGCTCTGATTATGCGGTAGTCATGAACCATTATGCTGCCGGTGCGAACGGAGAGGATAACGCGATCGACCGGGTTGAGTTTGCCAACAACGTGGTATGGGACGCCGCCATGATCCAGGCGGTGGTAGACCGGGCAAACAATAACCATGCCCCCACGGTCAACAGTTACCTTCCTACGTTGCAGGCCCGGGCTGGCAGCCTGTTTACCAGCGTGGTTCCGGTTGATACCATCACTGATCCCGATAGCTGGGACTCGATTACGTACAGGGCTGAAATGGCTGATGGTTCCGCTTTGCCGGACTGGCTTGGTTTTGACTCTGTGACCCGCACGTTTTCCGGGACTCCGGGCACAGGCGATATAGGTTCTCTGCAGTTTATTCTCTGGGGTACGGACAACTACGGTTATGCGGCAGGTGAGTATGTAACCATCACCGTTGGCCAGCCTAATCACTCTCCCACGCTGGCTACACCACTGGCAGACCAGAGCGGATCGGAAGGCGCAGCCTTCAGTTATACCGTGCCAAGCACGGCTTTTACCGATCCGGACAGCGGAGATATGCTTACCTATAGCGCTGCCAAGGCGGACGGAAGCGCGTTGCCGTCATGGCTTTCCTTCAACCCCAGTACCCGCACCTTCAGTGGCACCCCTCCTGCCGGCTCAATCGGTACGATCAGTGTCATGGTAACGGCGGTAGACCCGTGGAATATGACGGCTTCAGACGTCTTCGACCTGGTGGTAAGCGTTCCGAAACTTACTCTCACCGGCACAAGCGGCGCGGATACCCTGACCGGGGGAGCTGGCGATGACACCCTTAGTGGTCTGGCCGGAAATGACATGCTGGTGGGCAATGCCGGGAATGACAAGCTGGATGGAGGCGCAGGCAACGACACCATGCTGGGTGGTCCGGGCAACGATATCTACGTAGTGAACAGTACCAGCGACATAGTGACCGAGAACGCCAATGATGGCATCGATACGGTGCAGTCAAGTGTCACTCTGACCCTGGGGGCCAACGTCGAAAACCTCACACTTACCGGTACATCAGCGATAAATGGCACGGGCACTACGCTTGACAACATGCTCACCGGTAACAGCGCAATCAACACCCTGACCGGCGGTGCAGGCAACGATATTCTGGATGGTGGTGCGGGCGCCGACAAGCTTATAGGCGGAGCTGGTGATGATATCTATATCGTCGACAACACAGCGGACGTAATAACCGAGAACGCCAATGAAGGCACGGATACGGTGAAATCCGGCGTGACCCTGACCCTGGGCAATAATGTGGAAAACCTGACACTTACCGGTACATCAGCGATAAACGGCACGGGCAACACGCTTGACAACATGCTTGTCGGCAACAGCGGCACAAACACCCTGACCGGCGGGGCTGGTAACGATAGGCTGGACGGTGGCGCAGGTGCGGACAAGCTTATAGGAGGGGCAGGCAATGATACCTATTTTATCGATAACAGCAGCGACACTATTACCGAGAATGCCAGCGAAGGCACTGACGCGGTCAACTCATCAATCACGTACACGCTAGGCGCAAACCTGGAGAACCTGACCCTTGTCGGTACTTCGGCCATAAACGGCACCGGCAATACCCTGAACAATGTTCTCATCGGTAACAGTGTTGTAAACAGCCTCAGTGGTGGAACCGGCAATGATACGCTGGATGGGGGGGCAGGCGCAGATACTCTCACCGGCGGAGCCGGCAACGACACCTACCTGCTGGGGCGTGGTTATGGGAACGATATAATCGTTGAAAACGACGCTACCTCCGGCAACACCGACGTAGCGCAGTTCAATGCCGGTATTGCCACTGACCAGCTCTGGTTCCAGCATGTGGGCACTAACCTGGAAGTCAGCATCATCGGAACCAGTGACAAGTTCAGTATCCAGAACTGGTATTCCGGTTCCGCATGCCATGTGGAACAGTTCAAAACTTCGGATGGAAAGGTGCTGCTGGACAGTCAGGTGGATGCTCTGGTGAACGCCATGGCCTCTTTCACCGCTCCGGCTGCTGGGCAGGTTACCTTGCCGGAGAACTACCAGACCGCACTTGCGCCCATAATCGCGGCCAACTGGCAGTAA
- a CDS encoding type I secretion system permease/ATPase, giving the protein MDSGLASLLIIAGLHGIAADEAKLRHELGAGPFSTEKLLLAAKSLGMKARLVAQPVERLDRAPLPAIALDTAGGFFILAKYDQGKSGEPGVAKAAAPRLLIQHPGKPPAILDLDAFLACWSGQLIFLTSKATYAGEMANFDFSWFIPAVVKYRRLLGEILLISFILQLIGLATPLFFQVVMDKVLVNHAMKTLNVIAIGLVMATLFESLLTGIRTYVFANTSSKIDVELGARLFRHLLNLPVAYFQARRVGDSVARIRELENIRSFLTGNAITVVLDLMFSVVFLGVMLWYSRLLTLIVVVSIPCYIVLSLVFTPIIRSRLNVKFNRGAENQSFLVETISGIDTVKAMAVEPRWVFTWERQLASYVASSLSVNNASMLAGGGVTLISKLVTAAIMWVGAGLVVDNKMTVGELVAFNMLSGQVSSPILRLAQLWNDFQQVGISMSRLGDILNARTELSGQKSRIPRIAGAVEFDQVSFRYRPDTPDVIRAVNLKIAPGEVIGIVGRSGSGKSTLTKLVQRLFVPDRGRVLVDGQDIAIIDTTSLRHQVGMVLQENMLFNRSIRDNIALSNPALPIEAIIEAAKLAGAHEFICELPEGYDTMVGEHGSGLSGGQRQRIAIARALISNPRILIFDEATSALDYESEKIIQDNMRQICAGRTVLIIAHRLSAVRDAHRIIVMERGQIAEQGSHQELLLNPNGIYTHLYRLQMGNQDRSAHVMPTPMPTATPSPIRYAPVVNAAGEIA; this is encoded by the coding sequence ATGGACTCCGGCCTAGCTTCCCTGCTGATCATCGCCGGACTGCACGGCATTGCCGCCGACGAGGCGAAACTGAGACATGAATTGGGCGCCGGGCCGTTTTCCACCGAGAAGCTGCTGCTGGCGGCAAAAAGCCTGGGGATGAAGGCCCGGCTTGTGGCCCAGCCGGTGGAGCGACTGGACCGCGCTCCGCTGCCGGCAATCGCCCTGGATACTGCCGGCGGCTTCTTCATTCTGGCCAAATATGACCAAGGCAAGAGTGGAGAGCCGGGTGTGGCCAAGGCCGCCGCACCCCGTCTGCTGATCCAGCATCCTGGGAAACCGCCCGCCATTCTCGACCTGGACGCGTTTCTGGCCTGCTGGTCCGGCCAGTTGATCTTTCTCACCTCCAAGGCCACCTACGCCGGTGAGATGGCCAACTTCGATTTCAGCTGGTTCATCCCCGCCGTGGTCAAATACCGCAGGCTGCTGGGTGAAATACTGCTGATCTCGTTCATCCTGCAGCTTATCGGCCTGGCCACCCCTCTGTTTTTTCAGGTGGTGATGGACAAGGTGCTGGTCAATCACGCCATGAAGACGCTCAACGTGATTGCCATCGGCCTGGTCATGGCCACACTGTTCGAATCCCTGCTGACCGGTATCCGCACCTACGTTTTTGCCAACACCAGCAGCAAGATCGATGTGGAACTGGGCGCCAGGCTGTTCAGGCACCTGCTCAACCTGCCCGTAGCCTACTTCCAGGCGCGCAGAGTCGGCGATTCCGTGGCGCGCATCCGCGAACTGGAGAACATCCGCAGCTTCCTCACCGGCAATGCCATCACCGTTGTCCTGGATCTGATGTTCTCGGTCGTGTTTCTGGGGGTGATGCTCTGGTACAGTAGACTGCTGACCCTAATCGTGGTCGTCTCCATCCCCTGTTATATCGTCCTCTCCCTGGTCTTTACGCCGATCATCCGCTCCCGTCTCAACGTCAAGTTCAACCGCGGCGCCGAGAACCAGTCATTCCTGGTGGAAACCATCAGCGGGATAGACACCGTGAAGGCCATGGCGGTCGAGCCGCGCTGGGTTTTTACCTGGGAGCGGCAACTGGCCTCCTATGTTGCCTCCTCCCTCTCCGTCAACAACGCAAGCATGCTGGCCGGCGGAGGGGTGACCCTGATCAGCAAGCTGGTAACCGCGGCAATCATGTGGGTAGGCGCCGGCCTGGTCGTCGACAACAAGATGACCGTCGGCGAACTGGTCGCCTTCAACATGCTGTCCGGCCAGGTCTCGTCACCGATCCTGCGCCTGGCGCAACTGTGGAACGACTTCCAGCAGGTGGGGATTTCCATGAGCCGCCTGGGTGACATCCTCAATGCCCGGACCGAACTATCCGGTCAGAAGAGCCGTATTCCCCGCATTGCCGGAGCCGTGGAATTCGATCAGGTGTCATTCCGCTACCGCCCTGACACGCCGGATGTCATCCGCGCCGTCAACCTGAAGATCGCGCCGGGTGAAGTCATCGGCATCGTCGGCCGGTCCGGCTCGGGGAAATCCACGCTCACCAAACTGGTGCAGCGTCTCTTTGTCCCCGACCGCGGCCGGGTACTGGTGGATGGACAGGATATCGCCATCATCGACACCACCTCCCTGCGCCACCAGGTCGGCATGGTCCTTCAGGAAAACATGCTCTTCAACCGCAGTATCCGCGACAACATCGCCCTTTCCAATCCGGCGCTGCCGATCGAGGCCATCATCGAGGCTGCCAAGCTTGCCGGGGCGCACGAATTCATCTGTGAATTGCCCGAGGGGTACGACACCATGGTGGGAGAACATGGCTCCGGCCTGTCGGGCGGACAGAGGCAGCGCATCGCCATTGCCCGCGCCCTGATCAGCAACCCGCGCATCCTGATCTTCGACGAAGCCACCAGCGCACTGGACTACGAATCGGAAAAAATCATCCAGGACAACATGCGCCAGATTTGCGCGGGCAGAACGGTGCTGATCATTGCCCACCGCCTGTCGGCGGTCAGGGATGCCCACCGCATCATCGTCATGGAGCGGGGGCAGATCGCCGAGCAGGGGAGCCACCAGGAGTTGCTGCTGAATCCGAACGGCATTTACACCCATCTGTACCGGTTGCAGATGGGCAACCAGGATCGGTCCGCGCACGTGATGCCGACTCCAATGCCTACCGCGACTCCGTCGCCCATACGCTATGCTCCGGTAGTCAACGCAGCAGGTGAAATAGCATGA